The Aeromonas jandaei genomic interval TTCAGCATTTTCACGTTTGAGCCTCGCGATGGTTTGTGCGCGGGTGGCGGCGGTGGTGGCCAGCTGGTCAAGCTGGCCCTGCAACTGCTGGGCGGCGGTGGCCTGCACCGTCAGTTGTTCTGTGAGGGTGCCGATTGCGCTGTCTTTGGCCCGCTCCCGCAGCGCTGCCTCTTTGGCCTTGTCGTCGGCGGCCTTGAGGTCGCTTTGCAGGGTGGTGACCTGCCCCTCTGCCTTGGCGGCGGAGCGGGCTGACCAGCCCCAGCCGCCCATGGTGACGGCCAAGGCCAGTAGCAGCCAGGTAATTGGGGAGCGCAGGAGATTACGCCACATAATCGATCCCCCAGAAATCCATTCCCTCAGCGCGCAGGACGCTGTTGCACGGCATTACCACCACCGTATCAACAAAGGTTTCTGCCTTGGCGAGCAGCTTGTTGAGCACTCTGTCGCCCGAGGCTTTCATCAGGTCGAAACCCGGGCGCGGGGTGGTCGTGTAGTAGCCGGTCGGCATGATGGGGATATCAAGCTGGTTCTCATACCAGTCAAACTCGTCAAAAAACCAACAGGCGTCGCTGTCTTTGATGAGCGCTTCCAGAATTTCCCGCTCGGCTTGGGGAAGCTCGTTTCTTCGGTTGATGTTGAGCAGGTCGCAGCTGGTGACGTATGCCCCTTTGACCTTGCTGGCAATGTCCAGAAAC includes:
- a CDS encoding phage lysis regulatory protein LysB, encoding MWRNLLRSPITWLLLALAVTMGGWGWSARSAAKAEGQVTTLQSDLKAADDKAKEAALRERAKDSAIGTLTEQLTVQATAAQQLQGQLDQLATTAATRAQTIARLKRENAELKSWADSYLPAAVVGLLQRPAITGAADYQAHLSSSGPLPAAAGGSAQ